In the genome of Burkholderiales bacterium, the window AGGCGTGGGAAGCGGGCATCAATTTCTTCGACACCGCGGACATGTATTCGCGCGGCGAAAGCGAGGTCGTGCTCGGGCGCGCGCTGAAGGAACTCGGCATTCCACGGGACCGGGTGGTGGTCGCGACCAAAGTCTACAACCCGATGGGTGACGACCCCAACCAGCGCGGGCTGTCGCGCAAGCACATCGTGCACGCCATCGACGACAGCCTGCGGCGCCTGGGCATGGACTACGTGGATCTGTACCAGATTCACCGCTTCGACAAGACCACGCCCATCGAGGAGACGCTGGAAGCGCTGACCGATGTGGTGAAGGCGGGAAAGGCGCTCTACATCGGAGCGTCTTCGATGTACGCCTGGCAGTTCGCGAAGATGCTCTACGTCGCGGACCTCAAGGGCTACAGCCGTTTTGTCACGATGCAGAACCACTACAACCTGGTCTATCGCGAGGAAGAGCGCGAGATGATTCCGCTGTGCAGCGAGGAGGGTGTCGCGATCATCCCCTGGAGCCCGCTCGCACGCGGTTTTCTGGCGGGCAATCGTTCGAAGCGGGACTGGGGCGAGACG includes:
- a CDS encoding aldo/keto reductase, which translates into the protein MQIVNLGTTGLKVSRICLGCMTYGSSKWRDWVLDYDASVPFIRQAWEAGINFFDTADMYSRGESEVVLGRALKELGIPRDRVVVATKVYNPMGDDPNQRGLSRKHIVHAIDDSLRRLGMDYVDLYQIHRFDKTTPIEETLEALTDVVKAGKALYIGASSMYAWQFAKMLYVADLKGYSRFVTMQNHYNLVYREEEREMIPLCSEEGVAIIPWSPLARGFLAGNRSKRDWGETKRAKSDDFAHQLYYQDSDFAVVERVTQIARQRGVVNAQIALAWLLQQPGVTAPIIGATKPHHIDDAVKAIDIRLTEEELKALAEPYQPHRVLGH